A genome region from Gemmatimonadota bacterium includes the following:
- a CDS encoding MBL fold metallo-hydrolase — protein MRPMVYRYLVGLAMLIASPFVPVAAQGNAPPPGATYAGEAFAFRKVADGVWFAVGTGVVSAESNHAIIELGDEVLVVDAGTSPAAAWALLHELPRVTKKPVRHLVITHMHYDHAHGTQSFPPGVAIIGSEYTRAMLAAGKSVEHPTAIGNRNFSNTQIQNLSKALDTASTPASKADITRRRAVWEQYLASVATLTPVAPNVTLSERLSIVRGGREVQVIFPGRAHTDGDLVVWLPKERVLVTGDLLQPGVPYMGDGYLNDWANVLDTMIAMRPSVVLPGHGDEFRDMAVVERLRDYMRAIWTQCADAKARGLTPEQAAAALDLTRFDPYYPRFPGWTDEMVVRRRLGTVRRVYQLLDERR, from the coding sequence ATGCGACCGATGGTGTACCGGTACCTTGTGGGGCTCGCGATGCTGATCGCGAGCCCCTTCGTTCCCGTGGCCGCGCAGGGCAACGCGCCACCGCCAGGCGCAACGTATGCCGGGGAGGCCTTCGCCTTCCGCAAGGTTGCCGACGGCGTCTGGTTCGCTGTCGGCACCGGGGTGGTGAGCGCCGAGTCGAACCACGCCATCATCGAGCTGGGCGACGAGGTGCTGGTGGTCGACGCGGGGACGAGTCCCGCGGCAGCGTGGGCCCTGTTGCACGAGCTGCCGCGCGTCACCAAGAAGCCGGTGCGGCACCTGGTGATCACCCACATGCACTACGATCACGCGCACGGCACCCAGTCGTTTCCGCCCGGCGTGGCGATCATCGGGAGCGAGTACACGCGCGCCATGTTGGCCGCCGGGAAGTCGGTGGAGCACCCCACCGCGATCGGCAACCGAAACTTCTCCAACACGCAGATCCAGAACCTGAGCAAGGCGCTCGACACCGCGTCGACGCCGGCGAGCAAGGCCGACATCACCCGGCGGCGTGCGGTGTGGGAGCAGTACCTGGCATCGGTGGCGACGCTCACCCCGGTGGCGCCTAACGTGACGCTCTCCGAGCGCCTCTCGATCGTGCGCGGCGGGCGCGAGGTGCAGGTGATCTTCCCGGGGCGGGCGCACACCGACGGCGACCTGGTCGTCTGGCTGCCGAAGGAGCGCGTCCTGGTCACCGGCGACCTGCTGCAGCCGGGCGTCCCCTACATGGGCGACGGCTACCTGAACGACTGGGCCAACGTGCTCGACACGATGATCGCGATGCGGCCCAGCGTGGTCCTCCCCGGGCATGGCGACGAGTTCCGCGACATGGCGGTGGTGGAGCGCCTGCGCGACTACATGCGCGCCATCTGGACGCAATGCGCCGACGCCAAGGCCAGGGGGCTCACGCCCGAGCAGGCGGCGGCCGCGCTTGACCTCACGCGCTTCGACCCGTACTACCCCCGTTTCCCCGGGTGGACGGATGAGATGGTGGTCCGCCGCCGGCTGGGGACGGTGCGGCGGGTCTACCAACTCCTGGACGAGCGACGATGA
- a CDS encoding RagB/SusD family nutrient uptake outer membrane protein translates to MRIDTLRTIGAVGCAALITLAGCKGALDVELPGKVTEEALNSPLNASVLANGVVLDFECAWSNYVTAANALSDQLINSSAQGVSQAWYTRQILENDASLLSNCEPAAGLFPYATLQIARKGAERAYTLIDGFADAAVTNKGLLKATVKAYGAYATLALGEGFCEAVLTPGQVQPASAALQAAEAQFTDAITLATAANNTDLLNMARVGRARVRLDLGNFAGARTDAAAVPAGYTKLATRGAGERQRWNLVFELQNNIGSATNRHGSVANNYRGVTWQSVADPRVSVSATNNGFGSDGITPFFSHNKALARGDGQAIATYKEAQLIVAEAAARTGDLATARDIIRARHTAAGIPGYDANNTATQNEVIAQVIEERSREMFLEEGHRLNDMLRFRTTAFKIPFRGEAGSIHPNGVDHRGLVYGPTTCIPLPLAEKS, encoded by the coding sequence ATGCGGATCGATACACTGCGGACCATCGGGGCGGTCGGATGCGCGGCACTGATCACGCTGGCCGGCTGCAAGGGCGCGCTCGACGTGGAGCTGCCCGGCAAGGTGACCGAGGAGGCGCTGAACAGCCCGCTCAATGCCTCCGTGCTGGCCAACGGAGTCGTCCTCGACTTCGAGTGCGCCTGGTCCAACTACGTGACGGCGGCGAACGCGCTCTCCGACCAGCTGATCAACAGCTCGGCGCAGGGGGTGTCGCAGGCGTGGTACACGCGGCAGATCCTCGAGAACGATGCGTCGCTGCTGAGCAACTGCGAACCGGCCGCCGGGCTCTTTCCGTACGCCACGTTGCAGATCGCACGCAAGGGCGCCGAGCGAGCCTACACGCTGATCGACGGCTTTGCCGACGCAGCGGTGACCAACAAGGGGCTGCTCAAGGCCACCGTGAAGGCCTATGGGGCGTACGCTACCTTGGCGTTAGGCGAAGGCTTCTGCGAGGCGGTGCTCACGCCGGGACAGGTGCAGCCGGCGTCGGCGGCGCTACAGGCCGCCGAGGCGCAGTTCACCGACGCCATCACGCTGGCCACCGCGGCCAACAACACTGACCTGCTGAACATGGCGCGCGTGGGACGTGCACGCGTGCGCCTGGATCTGGGCAACTTTGCGGGGGCACGCACCGACGCGGCGGCCGTCCCGGCGGGCTACACCAAGCTGGCCACGCGCGGCGCGGGCGAGCGCCAGCGCTGGAACCTGGTGTTCGAGTTGCAGAACAACATCGGGTCAGCGACGAATCGCCACGGGTCGGTGGCCAACAACTACCGCGGCGTCACGTGGCAGAGCGTGGCCGATCCCCGCGTGAGCGTGTCGGCCACCAACAACGGCTTCGGGAGCGACGGGATCACCCCGTTCTTCTCGCACAACAAGGCGCTGGCTCGCGGCGACGGCCAGGCGATTGCCACGTACAAGGAAGCACAGCTCATCGTGGCCGAGGCGGCGGCGCGCACGGGTGACCTGGCCACGGCGCGCGACATCATCCGGGCGCGCCACACGGCGGCCGGGATCCCGGGGTACGACGCCAACAACACGGCCACGCAGAACGAGGTCATCGCCCAGGTCATCGAAGAGCGCAGCCGCGAGATGTTCCTCGAGGAGGGGCACCGCCTCAACGACATGCTGCGCTTCCGCACCACGGCGTTCAAGATCCCGTTCCGCGGTGAGGCGGGGTCGATCCATCCCAACGGCGTCGACCATCGCGGCCTCGTCTACGGCCCGACGACGTGCATCCCGCTTCCGCTGGCAGAAAAGAGCTGA
- a CDS encoding SusC/RagA family TonB-linked outer membrane protein, with translation MRGVSLTIALTRLASESGVSVGFSPTKLRSDSRTVACRCADLTIAEALNRLLIGLPVRYEERENQIVVVPGAGTPLMPEVAALNVTEAAALPIITTNQRIAADSIVSGRVVDAASRAPLADARITVAGGGRTAVTDARGEFRVIVATATATLEITHLGHQRETRQVRAGETGIVIAMTKLAVQLDQVVISGTAGGETIRSQGNAVSKVDVSAITEIAPPKDVQTLLSASVPGMAIQSSGGAIGQGGVFRVRGASSLALNSAPILYIDGIRVNNAQAGGVPAQFNTTGPGGDPRFTPSRLNDINPDDIESIEVVKGPAAATLYGTEASNGVIQITTKKGKAGRPRLEFTARGGGNWIPNPEKTFNTVWYKSAAGQLVEVNVLKYARETGFSQSVYGMCPKPFDSIKNGNCVGNVFSTGALGSFGANLRGGAEQVRYYFSGDYDDETGSVSYNNQQKLSSRGNITWLPSTKLTVDMGLGYTRSRLQSPAPANQPVTAAINFACPAPGCEPGTSSGVRLDGPFRGWPGFELPERLQNDAEAFSDVNRGILNLTATYTPWSWFTHRLAVGGDFTMQQLSTLSRRVEGNFRNGIALPNGMRHVYDNDVAFRTLDYGTTAKFTRGSLGSASSYGFQYFARKTNIFWVRSENIAVNALETIGAGASRTSDEEIIENKSMGMYFQQQVSWKERFYLTGAVRGDDNSAFGKDFKFVVYPKVSASWVIGEESWFKIPGVTTAKLRTAWGKAGQQPDAFVAIKTFKPRVGETTSGLTSDNLGNPDLKPEVGTEFEAGLDLGLFGERLGLEFNVYRKRTEDAIVPTSIAPSEGFTGTQLRNLGVVENKGWEVLANLNLYRSDKAVVDLRTTLSGNDNKIVSLGGTSRIPLLFQQFHVPGYPLASFFMRRVVSADLANGVATNVKCEGGELIPGTNLSAGGGAPVACAQAPEVYYGSPLPTWQGSTALTISVGNSLQFYTNVEYIGGNYQRNSEVSAAFATFGNAKSWLEQKDPILMGIKANTFDSRGQWSIFRMGYARLREVAGTYTFTPRLAQRFGLSQASTTLAWSGNISTFWRSQPEQFGRHLTDPSIRENGNFRAGFPEGLAGNQQDAWPTMQRLQVTVRVVP, from the coding sequence GTGCGTGGCGTCTCCCTCACGATCGCGCTCACGCGGCTTGCGTCGGAGTCGGGGGTGAGCGTGGGCTTCAGTCCCACCAAGCTGCGCAGCGATTCGCGCACGGTCGCCTGTCGTTGCGCCGACCTCACGATCGCCGAGGCGCTCAATCGCCTGCTGATCGGGCTCCCGGTCCGCTATGAGGAGCGGGAGAACCAGATCGTGGTCGTGCCCGGCGCAGGCACGCCGCTCATGCCCGAAGTGGCGGCCCTGAACGTGACCGAGGCGGCCGCGCTGCCGATCATCACGACCAACCAGCGGATTGCCGCGGACTCTATCGTCTCCGGGCGCGTGGTGGACGCGGCGTCACGGGCGCCGCTTGCCGACGCCCGCATCACGGTGGCCGGTGGCGGCCGGACCGCGGTGACCGATGCGCGCGGCGAGTTCCGCGTGATCGTCGCGACGGCGACGGCCACGCTCGAGATCACGCACCTGGGACACCAGCGCGAGACGCGGCAGGTGCGCGCCGGCGAGACGGGGATCGTGATCGCCATGACCAAGCTCGCCGTGCAGCTCGACCAGGTGGTCATCTCCGGCACGGCGGGGGGCGAGACCATTCGTTCGCAGGGCAACGCGGTCTCCAAGGTCGACGTCTCGGCGATCACCGAGATTGCCCCGCCCAAGGACGTGCAGACGCTGTTGAGTGCCTCCGTCCCCGGAATGGCGATCCAGTCGTCGGGCGGTGCGATCGGGCAGGGCGGCGTCTTCCGCGTGCGCGGGGCGTCGAGCCTCGCGCTCAACTCGGCGCCGATCCTCTACATCGACGGCATCCGCGTGAACAATGCGCAGGCGGGGGGCGTCCCGGCGCAGTTCAACACGACGGGCCCCGGCGGTGACCCGCGCTTCACACCGTCGCGGCTCAACGACATCAATCCGGACGACATCGAGTCGATCGAAGTCGTGAAGGGGCCTGCGGCGGCGACGCTGTACGGGACCGAAGCGTCGAACGGCGTCATCCAGATCACGACCAAGAAGGGGAAAGCAGGGCGTCCGCGGCTGGAGTTCACGGCGCGTGGCGGCGGCAACTGGATCCCCAACCCGGAAAAGACGTTCAACACCGTCTGGTACAAGTCGGCGGCTGGGCAGCTGGTCGAGGTGAACGTCCTCAAGTACGCCCGCGAGACGGGCTTCTCGCAAAGCGTCTACGGCATGTGCCCCAAGCCGTTCGACTCGATCAAGAACGGCAACTGCGTCGGCAACGTGTTCAGCACCGGCGCCCTGGGCTCGTTTGGCGCCAACCTGCGCGGCGGCGCTGAGCAGGTGCGGTACTACTTCTCGGGCGACTACGACGACGAGACCGGGTCGGTCTCGTACAACAACCAGCAAAAGCTCAGCAGCCGCGGCAACATCACCTGGCTTCCGAGCACCAAGCTCACCGTCGACATGGGGCTCGGCTACACCCGCTCCCGCCTGCAGTCCCCCGCGCCGGCCAATCAACCCGTCACCGCGGCCATCAACTTCGCCTGCCCCGCTCCGGGGTGCGAACCCGGTACCAGCTCAGGTGTTCGCCTCGATGGTCCGTTCCGCGGCTGGCCGGGGTTCGAACTCCCCGAGCGGCTGCAGAACGACGCCGAGGCCTTCAGTGACGTCAACCGCGGCATCCTGAACCTGACGGCGACCTACACGCCCTGGAGCTGGTTCACGCATCGCCTGGCGGTGGGTGGCGACTTCACGATGCAGCAGCTGTCAACGCTGTCGCGTCGAGTGGAGGGCAACTTCCGGAACGGCATCGCGCTGCCTAACGGGATGCGCCACGTGTACGACAACGACGTGGCCTTCCGCACGCTCGACTACGGGACCACGGCCAAGTTCACGCGCGGGTCGCTCGGCAGCGCGTCGTCGTACGGCTTTCAGTACTTCGCCCGCAAGACCAACATCTTCTGGGTGCGCTCGGAGAACATCGCAGTCAATGCCCTCGAGACGATTGGCGCCGGGGCGAGCCGTACCTCCGACGAGGAGATCATCGAGAACAAGTCGATGGGGATGTACTTCCAGCAGCAGGTGTCGTGGAAGGAACGCTTCTACCTCACCGGCGCCGTGCGCGGCGACGACAACAGCGCGTTCGGCAAGGACTTCAAGTTCGTCGTCTATCCCAAGGTGAGCGCCTCGTGGGTCATCGGCGAGGAGTCGTGGTTCAAGATCCCGGGCGTCACCACGGCCAAGCTGCGCACGGCGTGGGGCAAGGCCGGGCAGCAGCCGGACGCCTTTGTCGCCATCAAGACGTTCAAGCCACGCGTGGGCGAGACGACATCGGGGCTCACCTCCGACAACCTCGGCAACCCGGACCTCAAGCCTGAGGTCGGGACCGAGTTCGAAGCCGGATTGGACCTCGGGCTCTTTGGCGAGCGCCTCGGGCTCGAGTTCAACGTGTACCGCAAGCGTACCGAGGATGCGATTGTCCCGACGTCCATTGCCCCGTCGGAAGGCTTCACCGGGACGCAGCTGCGCAACCTGGGCGTGGTGGAGAACAAGGGGTGGGAGGTGCTGGCCAACCTCAACCTGTATCGCAGCGACAAGGCGGTGGTCGACCTGCGCACGACGCTCTCCGGCAACGACAACAAGATCGTCTCGCTCGGCGGGACGTCGCGCATTCCGCTCCTGTTCCAGCAGTTCCACGTGCCGGGCTATCCGCTGGCGTCGTTCTTCATGCGGCGCGTAGTCTCGGCCGACCTGGCTAACGGTGTGGCGACCAACGTGAAGTGTGAAGGGGGCGAGTTGATCCCCGGGACCAACCTCTCGGCCGGGGGTGGCGCGCCGGTGGCCTGTGCGCAGGCGCCCGAGGTGTACTACGGCTCGCCGCTCCCCACGTGGCAGGGCTCCACGGCACTGACCATCTCCGTGGGCAACTCGCTGCAGTTCTATACCAACGTCGAGTACATCGGCGGGAACTATCAGCGCAACTCCGAGGTGTCGGCGGCGTTTGCCACGTTCGGAAATGCCAAGTCGTGGTTGGAGCAGAAGGACCCGATCCTCATGGGGATCAAGGCCAACACGTTCGACAGTCGCGGGCAGTGGTCGATCTTCCGGATGGGCTACGCCCGCCTGCGTGAGGTGGCCGGCACCTACACGTTCACACCGCGATTGGCGCAACGCTTCGGGTTGTCGCAGGCGTCCACGACGCTGGCCTGGTCGGGGAACATCTCGACGTTCTGGCGATCGCAGCCCGAGCAGTTTGGCCGGCACTTGACCGATCCGTCGATCCGCGAGAACGGCAACTTCCGCGCGGGCTTCCCCGAAGGGTTGGCCGGCAACCAGCAGGATGCGTGGCCCACCATGCAGCGATTGCAGGTGACGGTCCGGGTGGTTCCGTAG
- a CDS encoding FecR domain-containing protein, whose product MDDSLLFRAIKGQTNPSEQLAVEAWRRASSQHEARYQELKGVLAATTRPDRVASDPPPVLEVLEIAARRERMTRRATWTRRVAAVAGVAAVVVAAVTMQRQFAGSPPGDFGFEEMVTGDNQTVTVALRDGSVMRLAPRSHARIRVQEGLREVHLTGRAFFSVAKRNGLPFRVKTRGGEVTVLGTQFDLDAENEDVRLVVVEGKVALAAARGGEAQLVRGEEARVVEGQLLPTVQLPEAREVTRWVGRFLAFQGTPLSEVAHEIEQAYGAKVTIVDTTLSQQTVTNWFSDRPLDEVVRVVCAVVATECEVQGNAVTMGKPR is encoded by the coding sequence ATGGACGACTCCCTGCTATTTCGCGCCATCAAGGGCCAGACAAACCCGTCGGAGCAACTCGCCGTTGAGGCGTGGCGCCGGGCGTCGTCCCAGCATGAGGCGCGTTATCAGGAGCTGAAGGGCGTGCTCGCGGCGACGACTCGCCCCGATCGCGTCGCCAGCGACCCGCCCCCGGTGCTCGAGGTGCTCGAGATCGCGGCGCGTCGCGAGCGTATGACGCGCCGCGCCACGTGGACGCGTCGCGTCGCCGCGGTGGCCGGCGTGGCCGCTGTCGTGGTGGCCGCGGTGACGATGCAACGACAGTTCGCCGGTTCGCCCCCGGGCGATTTCGGCTTCGAGGAGATGGTCACGGGCGACAACCAGACCGTGACGGTGGCCCTGCGCGATGGCTCGGTCATGCGGCTGGCCCCGCGCAGCCACGCGCGCATTCGCGTGCAGGAAGGGTTGCGCGAGGTGCACCTGACGGGTCGGGCGTTCTTCTCCGTGGCCAAGCGCAACGGACTGCCCTTCCGCGTGAAGACGCGCGGTGGCGAGGTCACGGTGCTCGGCACGCAGTTCGACCTGGACGCCGAGAACGAGGACGTGCGCCTCGTGGTGGTGGAAGGAAAGGTGGCGCTGGCGGCCGCCCGCGGTGGTGAGGCGCAGCTGGTCCGGGGGGAGGAAGCGCGGGTGGTGGAGGGCCAACTCCTTCCCACCGTGCAGCTGCCGGAAGCGCGCGAGGTCACGCGCTGGGTCGGTCGATTCCTCGCCTTTCAGGGGACGCCGCTGTCCGAAGTGGCGCACGAGATCGAGCAGGCGTATGGCGCGAAGGTCACGATCGTCGACACGACGTTGTCGCAGCAGACCGTGACCAACTGGTTCTCGGATCGACCGCTGGACGAGGTGGTGCGCGTGGTCTGCGCAGTCGTCGCCACCGAATGCGAGGTACAAGGCAACGCCGTCACGATGGGGAAACCCCGCTAG
- a CDS encoding RNA polymerase sigma-70 factor, whose protein sequence is MLRLLDFTRRQPQRLPAEPAPDADDVALVARLALDDGQALAALMDRYWRPMVAFALDKMRNQDAAEDLVQEAFVRVWERRRQLRPHASPRAYLYRVLRNLITDDFRRRRLRDRFSFFATQGAPTEAPSPVAILEAGELAGAAERAIAALPERRRDVFILAHLHGLSYREVAETLGITPRTVANHMTLALSQLRVALAAFTRPSGRGEARELPMMRLRDGQRGDAGAPADLTADPTADPRSGRPANDGADVSLDVSLDVSVDAAVDESADAATPARRRRPWTSETSAPPG, encoded by the coding sequence GTGCTCCGACTCCTCGACTTCACCCGCCGTCAGCCGCAACGCCTGCCTGCTGAACCCGCCCCCGACGCGGACGACGTGGCGCTGGTGGCGCGGCTTGCGCTGGACGACGGACAGGCGCTCGCGGCGCTGATGGACCGCTACTGGCGGCCGATGGTCGCCTTTGCGCTCGACAAGATGCGCAACCAGGATGCAGCCGAAGACCTCGTGCAGGAGGCGTTCGTGCGCGTGTGGGAGCGTCGGCGCCAACTCCGGCCGCACGCGTCGCCCCGTGCGTACCTGTACCGGGTGCTGCGGAACCTGATCACCGACGACTTCCGTCGCCGCCGGCTGCGCGATCGCTTCAGCTTCTTCGCCACACAGGGGGCGCCGACGGAGGCGCCGTCACCGGTGGCCATCCTGGAAGCCGGGGAGCTTGCGGGCGCGGCCGAGCGTGCGATTGCTGCGCTTCCCGAGCGTCGCCGCGACGTCTTCATCCTGGCGCACCTGCACGGCCTGTCGTACCGCGAAGTGGCGGAGACGCTCGGCATCACGCCGCGCACGGTCGCCAATCACATGACACTGGCGCTCTCACAACTCCGCGTCGCACTCGCCGCCTTCACGCGGCCGTCGGGGCGGGGAGAGGCGCGTGAACTGCCGATGATGCGGCTGCGGGATGGGCAACGCGGCGATGCGGGCGCGCCGGCCGACCTCACCGCCGACCCGACGGCCGACCCACGTTCCGGCAGGCCGGCGAATGACGGAGCGGATGTGTCGCTGGATGTGTCGCTGGATGTGTCGGTGGATGCGGCGGTGGACGAGTCGGCCGATGCCGCGACGCCCGCGAGACGTCGTCGCCCGTGGACGTCGGAAACGTCGGCCCCACCGGGATGA
- a CDS encoding aspartate aminotransferase family protein, with translation MTHTDDLYRAASALMPGGTSRLHYYYPPHPIYAAHGRGCRLTDVDGVERVDFLNNMTAMLHGHADPEVNAAIIDQLQRGTAWSEPGEAEYHLAQLLIGRVPSLERIRFANSGTEAVMMAIKLAREFTGRSKLAKFEGHYHGYYDYVQVSVGSPPDAWGPDEAPATVAVSGGIAPSALDEVVVLPWNNREATARLLEQHGASIGALILDPLANRGGMAQAEPGFLDFLGEITRRLGIVLIYDEVISFRLAYGGAQERFGGRPDLTVFGKIIGGGLPVGAVGGRAEIMALLDPTAGKARVESGGTFSGNPLTMVAGHAALTKWTRDAVDRLNAMGARLRQRVDAVFAEAGEAGQLAGEGSLFRLMLTRETIRDYRTSVRTAQPMARMTAIHKRLMQEGIIISRIGLGCLSTPMGESELDAFVEAVRVAVHQ, from the coding sequence ATGACCCACACCGACGATCTCTACCGCGCTGCCAGCGCCCTCATGCCTGGCGGCACCTCGCGGCTGCACTACTACTACCCGCCGCACCCGATCTATGCGGCGCACGGGCGCGGGTGCCGGCTCACCGACGTCGACGGCGTGGAGCGAGTCGACTTCCTCAACAACATGACGGCGATGCTGCACGGGCACGCCGATCCCGAGGTCAACGCCGCGATCATCGATCAGCTGCAACGTGGGACGGCGTGGTCGGAGCCCGGCGAGGCGGAGTATCACCTGGCACAGCTGCTCATTGGCCGCGTGCCGTCGCTCGAGCGCATCCGCTTTGCCAATTCGGGGACCGAGGCGGTGATGATGGCCATCAAGCTGGCGCGCGAGTTCACCGGGCGATCGAAGCTGGCCAAGTTCGAGGGGCACTATCACGGCTACTACGACTACGTGCAGGTCAGCGTCGGTTCGCCGCCCGATGCCTGGGGGCCTGATGAGGCGCCGGCGACGGTAGCGGTGAGCGGCGGCATTGCACCGAGTGCGCTGGATGAGGTGGTCGTCCTGCCGTGGAACAACCGCGAGGCGACGGCGCGATTGCTCGAGCAGCATGGGGCGTCGATCGGCGCCCTCATCCTCGATCCACTAGCCAATCGCGGCGGGATGGCGCAGGCGGAGCCGGGCTTCCTCGACTTCCTGGGCGAGATCACGCGGCGCTTGGGGATCGTGCTGATCTACGACGAAGTGATCTCGTTTCGCCTGGCGTACGGCGGAGCGCAGGAACGATTCGGCGGGAGGCCGGACCTCACCGTGTTTGGCAAGATCATCGGGGGTGGGCTCCCGGTCGGGGCGGTGGGCGGCAGGGCAGAGATCATGGCGCTGCTCGACCCGACGGCCGGCAAGGCGCGTGTGGAGTCCGGCGGGACGTTCAGCGGCAACCCGCTCACGATGGTGGCGGGTCACGCCGCGCTCACCAAGTGGACGCGCGATGCGGTCGACCGGCTCAACGCGATGGGAGCGCGGTTGCGGCAGCGCGTGGACGCGGTGTTTGCCGAGGCGGGAGAGGCGGGACAGTTGGCCGGGGAGGGATCGCTCTTTCGCCTCATGCTGACTCGCGAGACGATCCGCGATTACCGCACGTCGGTGCGTACGGCGCAGCCCATGGCGCGCATGACGGCGATCCACAAGCGCCTGATGCAGGAAGGGATCATCATCAGCCGCATCGGGCTCGGGTGCTTGTCAACGCCAATGGGCGAGTCGGAGCTCGACGCCTTTGTCGAGGCAGTGCGCGTTGCGGTGCACCAATAG
- a CDS encoding amino acid permease: MAGTPSLQRGLGLLEATTLIVGGTIGVSIFLVPAGVAREVGSPGLALFTWLFTGFMALCGALSFAELASAMPETGGTYVFLKRAYPATPLAFLFAWMMLFAQGTGNIAVVASMASLYAGHFAGGLIPADSFAQRAVAVAIIALLTAVNAVGLRTSGRVQNVLTGLKVLMMTAIVVACLTSPAGDVSRLGPFLPQGRGGGEIAGSVATAMILSVFSYSGFYFVTHVAGEVRDPGRTLSRAIMIAMAVVLATYLLLNVAFVYVLPFAELQGSPRVAADAMARAVGPRAADVTALVVLLSALGTLNAQLLNYPRITYALASDGLFFKAISRVHASRHVPVGAIVLVGTWASILALAGSYTQILGWAAFVNQAFMALTVIGLFILRRIAPEMPRPYQVFGYPFTPLLYVAILLWYLTTLLTTRGPQVLIGIGIVAAGLPFYWYWRRASASSTPTAEA; this comes from the coding sequence ATGGCGGGCACTCCGTCCCTGCAGCGCGGGCTTGGCCTGCTCGAAGCGACGACGCTCATTGTCGGCGGGACGATCGGCGTGAGCATCTTCCTGGTGCCGGCGGGGGTGGCGCGAGAGGTGGGGTCCCCGGGGCTCGCCCTGTTCACCTGGCTCTTCACCGGCTTCATGGCGTTGTGCGGGGCGCTGTCGTTCGCCGAACTGGCGTCGGCGATGCCCGAGACCGGCGGAACCTACGTGTTCCTCAAGCGCGCGTATCCCGCGACGCCGCTGGCCTTCCTGTTTGCCTGGATGATGCTCTTTGCGCAGGGGACGGGGAACATCGCGGTGGTCGCGTCGATGGCCTCGCTCTATGCCGGGCACTTTGCCGGCGGGCTCATTCCGGCGGACTCGTTCGCGCAGCGCGCAGTAGCGGTGGCCATCATCGCGCTGCTCACCGCGGTGAACGCGGTGGGGCTGCGCACCAGCGGGCGTGTGCAGAACGTGCTCACGGGGCTCAAGGTGCTGATGATGACGGCGATCGTCGTCGCGTGCCTCACGTCACCGGCGGGCGATGTCTCGCGCCTCGGGCCGTTCCTCCCCCAAGGGCGCGGCGGTGGCGAGATCGCCGGGTCGGTGGCCACGGCGATGATCCTCTCGGTCTTCTCCTACTCCGGCTTCTACTTCGTGACGCACGTGGCGGGCGAGGTGCGCGACCCGGGACGCACGCTATCGCGGGCGATCATGATCGCGATGGCCGTGGTGCTGGCGACGTACCTGCTGCTCAACGTGGCCTTCGTCTACGTCCTGCCGTTCGCCGAGCTGCAGGGGTCGCCCCGCGTGGCGGCCGATGCCATGGCGCGGGCGGTGGGACCGCGCGCCGCCGACGTCACCGCACTGGTCGTGCTGCTCTCGGCGTTAGGCACGCTCAACGCCCAGTTGCTCAACTACCCGCGCATCACTTACGCCCTCGCGAGCGACGGCCTCTTCTTCAAGGCGATCAGCCGGGTCCACGCCTCACGGCACGTGCCGGTCGGGGCCATCGTGCTGGTGGGGACGTGGGCGTCGATCCTCGCCCTCGCCGGGTCGTACACGCAGATCCTGGGCTGGGCCGCCTTCGTGAACCAGGCGTTCATGGCGCTCACCGTGATCGGCTTGTTCATCCTGCGCCGCATCGCGCCGGAGATGCCGCGCCCGTATCAGGTCTTCGGCTATCCGTTCACGCCATTGCTGTACGTCGCGATCCTGCTCTGGTACCTCACGACGTTGCTGACGACGCGAGGTCCGCAGGTGCTGATCGGCATCGGCATTGTCGCGGCCGGCCTCCCGTTCTACTGGTACTGGCGCCGAGCATCGGCGTCCAGCACTCCCACGGCCGAGGCGTGA